ataggtataaatgtcaaatttagtcctcaatgtttataatttttgtcaatttggttttcaaagaaagagtcaaatttatttttataatgaaaatgttgactaaaacattaattttttaacaatgtcAGCGTAGCAACTCGTGTGACAATCTACATGTACTTTATGCAGGCATAACAgtatttgtcttatatgttatatcaatgaataatttaaagtttatggaagtaaataaaaaaataaagagttttttaaaaatgaagcaAACATGGATTGCAaagtaaatattaatgttttaatccgtaactctattaaaaataataataattcaacatttttcgaaagaaatttgaatatttttagaaaatttaaatgttaaatttaactaaaaaaatcaagttaaaaaatataaaaatattgagaaCTGATATTATGTAAAATCGTCTGGTAGGCATTAAACATTTCAATAGCGGCGTAACATTTGGGTTGGCATATTTAAGGGTGTATGCACTTATGGTTGAAGAGTTGAGTGACGTTGATAGGGCCACATGGGCATGAAAGTGGTAAGTATATCGAGTAGGCTGTGATACACCATTGTAATGAAAATGAGAAACAGCCAAAGTTTGGTTTTAGAATGTTTTTAAGGTCTATGCTAGTAAGTTCTTCGTATAAGTTAAAGCTAACTAGcactaaataattcaaatcaacGGTTAATGGATTGTGTTTAGAGACTCGTAGTTTAATTGGCTTCTGTTCCTGTAGTTTTCTTGACCAGTGATGGATTCTTCTCAGTTTTCTAACCTAAACCTTGTACTCAGTCAAATGCAACAAGACAACGGCAATTTAAacgttaattaaattagaagttacttgattttctttcttataaattttcttcttcttaaggGAAATGGAAATACATTGTTATTTTATCTAAACAAAGAAATTTCCATGTAATAAAAAGCATACCTCAGTCAACAAAAGAccaaaaattaacccaaaaagaCCCACCACCATTTCTGCTTAAAACTTCCTTCTCTTTTGGgttttgcttatttttatttttcctcctttttttagatatattttattcatttgccAATAATTTGGTGGTGATGAAACGCACTTGTAGCATGGGTTGGTGAGGGAGAATAAATGCTTGTACTTCACAGACATACCCAAGGCCCTGCCCTTCCATGGTGGCGAGTAATGTAAACCAAATACCATATTGGggttttctagttttttttttctgggttAAAACTTGCAATAAAAAAGAGTTGAGCATTGAGATTGAAAGAATTGCACATGCACGTGGTTCGGCTTCTCatagatataaatatttacatattggTATTTGAAATGGCTCACCTGTTTTACTTTCCAGCCAAGTCATCTTCATATTTGTTCTCATTTGTCAGCATCttcattgcttttttttttctcccatGCTTTATTCTTTCTAGTTTCTACACCTGGAAAAGCTAAAACAATTTGAGATTTTTAGCTCAAACCCAGAAGGAAAGTGTGGGTTAAAAGGGGTAGCTCTGTTGTTTTTGTTGAGCAAGTGTATGCGAAAAATATTGAAACTTGTTGAGTTTATCTGAGTGGAGGAAGTGAAAAATGTTGGTGTTTAACCATGATCCTGATGTTTTTTCTTTGATTCTCAAGATTTTTACAAGTGCAAAACAACAAGCTTTGCTTTATTAATGTGTTTCGAGCATGAGAAGGATCCATCAATTCAGTGTTTCCCAGGCTTTGCTCTTTCTGATTCTTGCTTCATGTGGAATGAGAATTCTCACTATTTCTTTAGCAGCAATAGAGAAGGAAATTTTGCTCCAATTTAGAGGGAACATCACTGATGATCCTTACAACAGCTTGAATTCTTGGGTCCCAAATGGTAACCCTTGTGTAAATTTCAGCGGTGTGTTTTGCAATCCAAAGGGATTTGTGGACAAGATTGTATTGTGGAACACCAACCTTAGTGGACAACTACCAGCTGCCTTGTCAGGTTTAAGCTCTATAAGAGTCTTGACATTGTTTGGTAACAGGTTTTCAGGTAAAATCCCACAAGAGTATTCACTGTTGCAGACATTATGGAAGATCAATGTGAGTTCAAATGCATTATCTGGTTCCATACCAGGTTTCATTGGTGATTTACCTAACATtagatttcttgatttttctaacaaTGGCTATTCTGGAGAGATCCCTTCTGCTTTGTTTAAGAACTGTTACAAAACCAAGTATGTTTCTGTTTCTCATAACAGTCTCTCGGGTTCCATTCCAGGGACCATTGTGAAATGCAGTAAGCTTGAAGGGTTTGATTTCTCATTCAATAATCTTATTGGTGAATTGCCTTCTGGAATTTGTGATATCTCAGTGTTGAAGTATGCATCTGTTGGTAGCAATGCATTAAGTGGCAATGTGCTCCAAGAGATGTCAAAATGCCAAAGCCTGTCATATTTGGACCTTAGCAGAAACTCTTTCACAGGGTTGGCACCATTTGGGGTTATTGAGTTTAAGAATATCACTTATTTCAATGTTTCACATAACAGGTTCTTTGGTGAGATCCCTTCGATTGGAACCTGCAGTGAGACAATGCAATTTATTGATGCTTCATGGAATAGTTTGGATGGGGAGATCCCAACAAGCATTTCCAATTGTAAAAGCCTTAAAGTTTTGGACTTGGGGTTCAACAGGCTCAATGGGACCATACCAGTTAATATTACAGATTTAGGGAGGCTTTTGGCAATTAGCTTGGCTAATAATTCACTAAATGGGACCATACCAGCAGGATTTGGTAGCATTGAGTTGCTTCAAGTCTTGGATTTGCACAATCTCAACCTTGCTGGTGGAATTCCTGCATATGTAAGCAATTGCAGGTTTCTTCGTCAACTGTGAGTATAAACACTACCTTGATGCTTTTAGCTTTTCATTAGCATTGCTTCGAATTAATTGTTAGAAACTCATATTATGTTGCTGTAGGGATGTTTCTGGAAATGCTCTAGAGGGACATATTCCTGATACCATTTACAACATGACACATCTAGAAATCCTTGACTTGCACGGCAACCAGTTGAATGGAAGTATCCCATCTGGTCTGGGGAACTTGTCAAAACTCCAATTTCTAGATCTCTCACTGAATTCATTTTCTGGGTCAATCCCCGCTTCACTTGCGCATCTGAATAAGATAACACATTTTAATCTTTCCTACAACAATCTCTCCGGTATCATTCCTACTATCCAAACCATCCAGTCCTTTGGTCCATCAGCATTTTCTAACAACCCTGGTCTCTGTGGTTTCCCTTTGACATCCTGCTCAGTAAGTGGCAGGCTTCCCACATCTGGTAGAACCAGGGTCCTTAGTACTTCCGCAATTGTTGCCATTGTTGCTGCTGCTGTGATCCTTGCAGGGGTTTGTGTGGTAACCATCTTGAACATCGGGGCACGTAGGAGTAAAAAGGAAGAAGCGACAATGGTTGTTGAGAGCACACCACCAGGTTCATCAGACTCGAATGTTATAATCGGGAAGTTGGTCCTCTTTAGCAAAATCTTACCGTCTAAATACGAAGATTGGGAAGCTGGCTCGAAAGCTTTGCTTGACAAGGATAGTCTAGTGGGTGGAGGTTCGATTGGAACTGTCTACAGAACTAGCTTTGAAGGTGGGATCTCAATTGCAGTGAAGAAACTTGAGACTCTGGGAAGAATTAGAAACCAAGATGAATTTGAACAAGAAATTGGACGCCTAGGTAACATCAAGCATCCCAACTTGGTTGCTCTTCAAGGTTATTACTGGTCGTCATCGATACAGTTGATTCTATCGGAATTTATTCCAAATGGAAATCTCTATGATAATCTTCATGGACTAAATTACCCAGATACTAGTACAGGTGTTGGTAATACTGAACTAACTTGGTCTAGGAGGTTCCATGTTGCCCTTGGAACTGCAAGAGCACTTTCTTACCTTCACCATGATTGTAGACCTCCAATTTTCCATCTCAACATCAAATCGTCTAACATACTCTTAGATGAGGAGTACAAGGCCAAATTATCTGATTATGGGTTAGGAAAATTGCTTCCAATTTTGGATAACTATGGTTTAACTAAATTCCATAATGCCGTAGGATATGTTGCACCGGAGTTGGCACAAAGTTTGCGAGTTAGTGAGAAATGTGATGTGTACAGCTTTGGAGTAATTCTTTTAGAACTGGTAACTGGGAGGAAACCAGTTGAGAGTCCAACTGCAAATGAAGTGGTGATATTGTGTGAATATGTTAGAGGATTGTTGGAGAAGGGCTCTGCTTCGGATTGCTTCGATAGAAGATTGCGGGGTTTTGCGGATAACGAATTAATACAGGTTATGAAGCTGGGTTTAATTTGTACATCGGAGATTCCTTCAAGAAGACCTAGCATGTCTGAAGTAGTTCAAGTTCTGGAATTCATCAGATCTGGAATAGAATCATAGTGATCATTCTTTTGTATTCATTTTGAGCTTACCATCGTTGATTTGTTTcctgtttttaattttatgcaataaaagTATTGATTTATGTGTATCTTTGATTATATCATAGAAAA
The Gossypium raimondii isolate GPD5lz chromosome 8, ASM2569854v1, whole genome shotgun sequence DNA segment above includes these coding regions:
- the LOC105792135 gene encoding probable LRR receptor-like serine/threonine-protein kinase At1g12460, translated to MRRIHQFSVSQALLFLILASCGMRILTISLAAIEKEILLQFRGNITDDPYNSLNSWVPNGNPCVNFSGVFCNPKGFVDKIVLWNTNLSGQLPAALSGLSSIRVLTLFGNRFSGKIPQEYSLLQTLWKINVSSNALSGSIPGFIGDLPNIRFLDFSNNGYSGEIPSALFKNCYKTKYVSVSHNSLSGSIPGTIVKCSKLEGFDFSFNNLIGELPSGICDISVLKYASVGSNALSGNVLQEMSKCQSLSYLDLSRNSFTGLAPFGVIEFKNITYFNVSHNRFFGEIPSIGTCSETMQFIDASWNSLDGEIPTSISNCKSLKVLDLGFNRLNGTIPVNITDLGRLLAISLANNSLNGTIPAGFGSIELLQVLDLHNLNLAGGIPAYVSNCRFLRQLDVSGNALEGHIPDTIYNMTHLEILDLHGNQLNGSIPSGLGNLSKLQFLDLSLNSFSGSIPASLAHLNKITHFNLSYNNLSGIIPTIQTIQSFGPSAFSNNPGLCGFPLTSCSVSGRLPTSGRTRVLSTSAIVAIVAAAVILAGVCVVTILNIGARRSKKEEATMVVESTPPGSSDSNVIIGKLVLFSKILPSKYEDWEAGSKALLDKDSLVGGGSIGTVYRTSFEGGISIAVKKLETLGRIRNQDEFEQEIGRLGNIKHPNLVALQGYYWSSSIQLILSEFIPNGNLYDNLHGLNYPDTSTGVGNTELTWSRRFHVALGTARALSYLHHDCRPPIFHLNIKSSNILLDEEYKAKLSDYGLGKLLPILDNYGLTKFHNAVGYVAPELAQSLRVSEKCDVYSFGVILLELVTGRKPVESPTANEVVILCEYVRGLLEKGSASDCFDRRLRGFADNELIQVMKLGLICTSEIPSRRPSMSEVVQVLEFIRSGIES